DNA from Tripterygium wilfordii isolate XIE 37 chromosome 4, ASM1340144v1, whole genome shotgun sequence:
GATGGAACAAGAGAACTCACATCTTTTATAAACTAGGAAATTAGGTCAAATATCAAGTGCAGAAAACCCCCTTCTGTATTCTACAAATAATTGGGTACAGGAACATAGCTTAAGCTGATAACAGAAGAACAAATACCCATTTTGGATTTCAAATCTTgtgaattaaaaacaaaaaagaagtgcATTTCCTTGTGGTAAAAAGAGGACAGAATTCAGTCTGTTGTCAGCCAAAAATACCCAATTTGAGATCTGTTGACTGTTGTCTGAATCCCTATACAAAATCTTATAAGAGCAGAACTCTTCTTCTCAAACTGAATCATAGAAAAACTGTAATAAAAATTGTTCCAGAAATCAGAAAGAGTAAGAGTAATCATAAGAGTATATAACAGATTCACAGAGAACACTAACAGAGAGAGGAGACCCATATTCACAGAGATGGGTAATCTATAAACTGATTCAATATCACAAATTTAAAACCCATAACACCAAATCAAAACCCCATAAccgaaatttgaaaaataagcaCTGAGTAATTGATAATAATCTCTTAATCCCCTAATATACCTGCATCATAAACAAGACTAGTACGAGGGATAGTGTTAACAGAGTCTTTAGAGGCAGAGGACTTGCAAACCCCACGTTTGAGAAGAGCCCAGCAACCGCACTTCTTCTCCATACTTGGGTGTTTTGATTTAACGGAAATAGCTTTTATATTTCATGAAATGTCACTGCAACCGCATGAGATTCGGTGATTATTGAGAGGCAATAAGAGGTTTGGTCATGGTGGTAATTGTGAAGAATAAAAAGCAATAGACAACGATAACAGAGGAGAAGACacaatatagagagagaaaaagagaggggAGGTGAAGGTGTTGGTGATGGAGATTGCAGGCATCATCAACGCCATCATTCCCAGTGTGTACAAAAAGAGCCTTTTTCCCCACCACCTTTTGTGTGGGGATGCTGAATGGCTCTCTCACTCACGCTCTCTCTCCTCTGTTTActctctgtatttttttttaacttgaaCCGAATTACCAAAAAGAATCACTCCTGTTCTGTCACATGCAAATTTTTAGGCAAATAAAGAGAAACCAATGATAGTATTTGACTCAATTTATACTGGTAGTATATATGTGGTTTGAAATGTTATAGCAAATTAGGTACATGGTACACAGAATAATTAAGTAGAATACCAGTCTCCAAATTGGTGTTTGGCACAtgagtagcatatatgctactcaAAATGATTTGCCAAACAAATGCTAGTCACAGGGGTTCGAATCATGCCAACCTGAAAGAAATAAGTTAGGCTAGGTATTGTAACATTGTTTACTGCAGAAACAATTTTTGTTGCATTGTAACCATCTTTCCCACTCTTATGTATGCATGTGATAGGAGTTAAGTAATagttattttgtgtatatttttgATATTTCTATTGGGGAATCATAAAGAgctgggaaaaaaaatgaagcttGGAGGAAGAAAGAGCATGAAGTTAAAAAAGCCATGAACCAATGACTCAATCACTCTTTTTTTTACTATGTAATCAAAAGTGATCGTTCAATTCTAtactttctctcttttgtgaGAAACAAGATTAcaaaactttcttttttttgttacagAACTCTGTTAAATGAAGAAATGTATTCTTTActccattttgttttctttttcaattgctAAACAAAACCTATACACAGTACACACCCATATTTGTTTATGTAACGAGTGTGCTTAGCACTAGACATGTAACATCCCGCCCCCTCTTTGAGTCTAGTGAATATTATCCACCTTCAACCGGCTCATGCTAGTCCGCATTGATTTATACACTAGGTTAGGGGATTTGTTGGAAGCATTTTATCTACCTTCTTACCCTGAAAAAGAGATTTGTATATTAACTCACACAACACCACAAAGCTTGACACTGTCAAAACTTGGAGCTTGACACTGTAAAGACTTATAGCTCGTCCACTCGAGCCGAGTGCTACAAGACACCTGTTTAACTTGTAAGGCAGTGTCATTCCAAGGGTCTCCAATTAAGTGTCAAATTAAGGTTTCTATATTATTGGCTGGTCAAAGTTATTATTAGAAAGATAGTCAAGAGCATATTTGAGTGCAATCCCATCCCAGTCCCACACAATAtctcatctttctctctctaggcaATCAAGGATGTATATATATTCCTACAGAGATATATAAGAAATGAAACTATTTATGTAAGGTTTATAATAAGTTGGGGATGCTTGGTGTGGAGTCATTTCATCAACAACCAAATAAACAAAATGGTATTCCATGATGCCTTGAGGGAGAAAAAGCAAAATATAAGATCCCTATTCTTTCTTGCAACTTGACAAGGTGATACCCACTGTCCCCACTTACTGTGTGGACCCTACTACACGGGCTCCAcaacaatttatatatatatatatagcttatcaaaatatatatatattttcctgtTAATTAATAGTTTAGCCACTCATTAATGTCATCACATTtgtacaacaatatatatatatatagcttatcaaaatatatatatattcctgtTAATTAATAGTTTAGCCCACTCATTAATGTCATCACATTTGTTTTTTTAGTAATAGAGAGTGATACCATATCAAGTTTgttctttgaccatttgatatGAGTGTAAACTCGGGTCGTAGACCCACGTACGCAGAAGTTTTCACATAATGACATAATAAGTTGGGTTAATCTCAACACGTGACCACAAATGTATTGCTTCAAATGAGAATCAAATTCATGATCTTTTGAGTCATAAGTTCTATGTTATTGTTGTTCAATGTCACAAATGCACAgcatatatgaatataattcaaattcaaagagtatttgtattctttttttgCCTAAGTGGTTGGAAAATAGTATAAGATCTTCTATGATTGCATTAGCCCAAAAGGCATGGCTAGCAACATATATTAAGCATAATTGTGAGTGAACATTAGCCACATTTACAGGGACAAGACAAAGGACTTGACATTACATGGGCTCCTCTCATCATTTGTTGATTATATGCAAAGCAAAATAAGACAAGACATTTATTAATGTTTAGGGCAACACCAACAAGGGTTCCCAAATTTTAGTTTCTATAATGACGTTAtagtaatttattataaaaaaaaaaaaaaaaaaaactttggttGTGATGGTAAAATTGATTGTGGTAATTTCTTCTAAATGCAGGAGGTTACAACTTCAAGAAGCTAATAGCTAAAAGAGAGGAATAAAATCAACAAGCTAGCAGAAGGAGACAAATAGGGCACGTGGTTCTATTCCAGGTCATCGAATTATTGCTCGTAATCATTCTATGGTCACAATAGGCTATGGAATGATTACTTTCAACCTAGTCCTAAAAACCATGAAGGTCTTTTCAAGAAGAGATTTCGAATGAGTCGTAATTTTTTTCTCCATATCGCTAATACTGTAATAGCTTATGACTCATTTTTTGTACGAAGACGAAattcaaaatatacaaatagGCGAAAGCACTACAATCGACAGTCTACAAGCATATATTTGCAAAAGCTATTGCTGCGATTTTTAGAGATGACAACAcaccaaacaaaaattatattgctCAATTATTAGTTTAAAATGAGGAACGTCGATTTCCAGATATGTTAGAAAGTATTGATTGTATGCGGAGGAACTGCCCAAATGTGCAAGGGATAAGAATTGGGATCCTATCCATCCAACTAATTAAACTAATgtcttaattaaaaaaatttaactagCACTTGAAGTCCAACCCAACTAAACTTTAAACCAAACTCAATTAAACCTAATCAAAACTAATTAAAATAAACTAACTACAAGGCCCAGCCCACCTTGAAGAACTAGTGCAACAACCTCCATCACCCAAATCCCAGCCCAACTTATCCTAATCAAATTTAACTAAAACTTAATTAGCCCTAGCATTTTTTTAGAGTAAGGGTGGAGACCGCAAGACATcgccttctccttcttctctccaGTCCCGCAAAAGCAACAGTAAGATGAATGAAAGCAAACTAGGATGAAGTAAAATGGACATACTTGGCAAGATTAACAATGTCCAGAAAAGAACTGGAAAACATCAATCCCAGACACTAGAGATATATAGTGTTCCATATTCCATCATCATCTCACTGAGTTTAATACAGATATGTAATCAGGACCGACGTGAACGGCTTTCAATGACCCTCATTGTAATGGCAGGACTTCATATTTCTCGGAAAACGCCAGTGAATTGCTCCAAGTCGCCAATACTTCGGGAGGTTAAGAAGAATAAGATGTTACGATCCTACAACACTTCGCTTAATTAGATGTGGAAAGGAAGTGTAGAATATGAATGAGGTGAAACTAATAGGATTAGTTGTTGGACCGGGTCGTTAAATAATGACTCATATTAGAAGTATTACCTAAAAGCTCTAGGAGACTTTAGGAAATGAGAAGTTGTGAACTTCCTGCGGTGGTTACTACACTCTCCTCTCGTAAGAAACTCTAGGAAATGAGAAGTTGTGAACTTCCTATGGTGGTTACACTAGTTGAGCATACCAATCGAGCACAACTTCTTATGGTGTGACCGGGGCTTCCTATGGTGGTTACACTAGTTGAGCATACCAATCGAGCACAACTTCTTATGGTGGGATCGGGGTGGTATTACTGATGTATTATAATTGTATTTTCAACTAGTGCGTACCAATCGAGCACAACTTCTTATGGTGGGACCGAGGCAACTGGCCGTATTACATTTTTGTATGGAGTATAATTGGGTGGGACCGAGGGTGCGGTATTATTGATGTACACTACTTGAGCGTACCAATCGAGCACAACTTCTTATGGTGGGATCGGGGCGGTATTACTGATGTATTATAATTGTATTTTCAAGTAGCTAGGTAGTTGATATATAAGGGTTACAAACCCTACCCATATATACTAAGCAACTTCTTATATTGAAAAGAGTCACAAACCCTAAAGACGTAATAAATTGCCTAACCTCGTAACTCCGCACTTACAAAGGAAGAAGATGGAAAGGTTGTTGGAAAGATTGTCTTTTCCATTCtcgaaaacccaaaaaaagagaTCAAATGTtaacagaaaacaaaataagaagacCGAAACTTTACTATCTACCACTTTAATTTGTCTATGATAGAAAACATCAATACAAACCCAGAATTATAATCCAGTTTGGCAGCTAGAGAATGCACTCCGGAGGAGTAGGCTGCAGGTGTGTTTTGAAAATATGTCTACCTTCATAATCACCATAAAAATGAGCGATTCTGGTGTCTTGATCAACAACAATCTTGGACATAACCATCAAGGGCTGACGGAAGAAGGTCCAGATGCCAATACCAGTGAGTTGAGAAATTACCAATTGTGTCTTTCCTTGTGATTCCTTCATCTCCACCACCCCACTGATGATTTTGTTGGAATAGATGACAGTTATGTTAAAAGGTTGAGGGCCAATGATGGTATCGTCATACCGAAAAACAGTAATACCCTGAGGATCCAAGAAATCAACGGAACAACCACTCTCTAATTCTATCTCCCACCACCATTGAGGTTCATCACCCAAATCATGAATATTGCAACTCAAGGACTTGATGTTGTTTGGGATAATTCCTGTCAACTGCTCCTCCAACTTCATACCTTGTCCTTGGGAGGTTGAGAataataacaaaacaaatagaGATCAAGACGAGCTTACACTTCTCCATTGTGAATCTAAATACAAATGGAAAGATGAAGACGAGCATACGCTTCATATATATTGGGGATTCCGAATCCTATTGCGAAAGAATTTGGTAAAATCAGAATTTCGATCGAATTCGGACTCTTTTTTTGGATGAACTGATCAAGAACAGCGCAGGAAATTGTTCCGAAAGCCCGAGAGAATTCACTGTGGCCCAGTTTGTAGCATAGAAGTCCATTATGTTCTTGGCAATTGGGCCAGCCTTCAGCCCAACGGAGGTTTTAATACGCTGAATTTAAGAGATCCCACACGTCGGATTTGACTCAACTATTAGATAAGAAATTTCTACACATACGGGTTTGATGTAAGTCTAGACCCAACCATAATGGTATATTTAAAAGCATTAGGttactaaaataaataaataaataaggactTCACTATaacataataatattttatttgtgtaTTGTagcaaaaagggaaaaaaccATAATTAATAACTTCCTATAACAACAGCATTAGTCACCAAAAGTTGGCAATAAATCCTTTGCAAATACACCGCCCCTGCATCCAGATCAAAACCCATGTTATAATTTTGTTAGCGATGATTCCAATTACAGAATGTCATATGGATCtgtcgggaaaaaaaaatactttcttGATGCATTATCAAATCAGCTCCCCATCTAAGATTAATGCTATTGTTGGAAGCTCTGTCATCTATTCTCTCACATTCCCTCCATAGCACAACATATCGATGTTCTCACACCTAAAGTATCGGTTCAATTTCCATCCCACTAATTCATGAAAACAAACATGTTATACTCGTTTAAAGGTATAGGTGCGAGTGTAGTTCCAGTATCAAGGATACTCCACCTTCATCCTTTAGAGTTGGTTTAAACTCATCAGGATCTATTTCAAGCCTTTCCTTTCCAAGGGCTAATCGGTTATAGTTGTACAGGTGATCTGTAACACTACCAACACGATATGAGAGTTGATTAACCAACCAAGGCCTTGGGGAAGCATTGCCAAACCCAAAAACTTCAGCCCAAATACCTTGCTTTTTTGGTAATTCTCTCTTATGCAGCTCATAAGCACATTGGACACCACAACAATGTCTTCATCAGTTGCTTGGAAGCTGAGTTGTTACACATGCCCCGTCGATTTGAATTTGTAAGAATTGCATATCCGTTCAGTCAATCGTTATTGACTAATCATGGATTACGAAACGACACAAttgtaatttaataaaattgaaaaaaaagccGAAATAAATTACTATTTacatttctcttctttcttcttcttcattcttttcCTTCTCCCGTGAGCACCGCTGCTACTCCACATCAATTTTTTATCCAGCCACCAATGAAGCCCACAACCCCACAAACTTCTTTCAACCACTTACAGCTTGAGGCACGTCGAGAATTGGTCAGAAAACACGTCGAGAATTCGCCAGAAAACAAGCTTGAGACCGTGGACCACCGGACAGAAAAGGTGGCACATCCACCCAACTCTGGCGACGGATCAACACATAGGGGTATTGTAGAGGAACCCAGCAAAGCTAATTTTGAGTAGCTAAATCTCATCTTTGCAAGAAGAAGATGCTAGAAACGGTTGCTATTAAAGAGAGGAGAGCTCCGTGACTTCTGAGCTTAGCTCTTTTTCGGTGAAGATGAATAAGCCAGATGAGAGGCTAGGCTTACCGGAGGAGTGGGAGTGGTACTGTTATGGAAGGATAACTAAATTTTTTGagtaaatattattttctttggttttttttttcaattttattaaccTAAAATGTTGgcgttttatgttttttaagtCAAATGACGGGATGATTTACGATGCAACGAAATCAAACCATAAGAGATCCAATTCCTACAAATTCTCAAAACGAGAGCTGCATGTAGAAATAACCCCTAACACAGAGGTGTTTGTGATATTTGTCCAAAAATTGTccacaaaaaacaagaaaaagaaagaaaaaaaatcaaaacttgcaaaaacaagaaaaagaaaagaaaaaagatcaaAACTTACGTTAAAGAGAAGATGAATATTTAACTATAACATAATACTACTATCTATACTTTGATTTGTCTATGGTAGAAAACAGCAACACAACCTAACAAGCTACTTGACTCGTAGTTGATTCGTTATGCACTGCGGAGGAGTAGGCTGTAAGTAAGTTTCTAAAACCAGTCtaccatcatcttcatcataaaAGTGAGCGATTCTTGTGTGTTGATCAACCACAATCTTAGACACAACTATCAAGGGTTGACGGAAGAAGGTCCAGATCCCAATCCCAGTGACTTGAGAAATTACTAATTGTGCTGTTCCATTTGATTCCTTCATCTCCACCACCCCGCTGATTTTGTCGGAAAACATCACAGTTGTGTTTTTAGGTTTATGGCCAATGATGGTTTCGTCATACCGAACAATAGTAATACCCTGAGGATCCAAAAACTCAATGGAACAATGATTCTCTAGTTCTATCTCCCACAACCATTGAGGTTCATCACCCTCTTCATGAATACGGTAACTCAAGGACTTGATGTTGCTTGGGAAAATACCACTCAACTGCTCCTCCAACTTCATACCTCTCAACTGCTCCTCCAACTTCATACCTTCCTCCAACTTCATACCTCTCAACTGCTCCTCCAACTTCATACCTTGGCCTTGGGAGGTTGAGAATGATAAGAAAACAAGTAGAGAGATCAACACGACCATACCCTTCTCCATTGTCAATCTAAAAACAAGTAGAAAGATCAAGACGATCCATACACTTCtctactatatatatagtagaGATTTCGAATCCTAGTGAGAAACAATGTGATCAAATCAGAATTTCTTTCGAATTcggactctcttttttttatgaactGATCAAGAACAAGGTGCAGGAAAGCCCAAGAGAATTCATATGGGCCGAATTTGTAGGATGGAAGTTCattatgttcttggaagttgGGCCACCCTTGAGCCCAACGGAGTTttcaattttgtgaattttaGCAGTtataacatataaaggaaaggagaagagaaaaacaTAGAGATctaaacataataataataataataatatctaCTTTTATTTGTCTATCGCACCAAAACAAAACGAAAcacaaatcataattaataactTCCTAAAAGGATATAAGGCACCCAAATCATGATTAATAACTTCCTAAAAGGATATAAGGCTATAAAAATATGTCAGTGTCAATCTTTTGAAGATGAACCATCCCTGCTTCCAGATCAAAACCCACATTATAATTTTGTTGGGCCATGATTCCAATCACCGAGATCTTCCTACCATCCTTTAGTGGACGAACAGACATGCAAAAGTGATCTGAATTTGCCTGTAAAAACATACTTTTTTCATCCATCGCTAAATCAGCTCCCCCAGCGAAGTGGAATGAGACTCCTGGAAACCCAGTCATCTCTTCTGTTACATTTCCTCCATAGCACAACAAATTGATATCTTCCTCACGCCTAAAGTACCGGGTCAATTTCCATCCCACTACTTCATGAACTCCTTGTTTGAGTATGTTATACTCACTTAAAGGTATAGATGTGAGTGCAGCTCCAGAATCAAGGATGACTCCACCATCACTAAACACATGAGGATCTATGCCAATACTTTCCTCTCCAATACTCATACCTTCAAGAGTTACAAAGTAGAGGTTTTTCCTCTTTTGTATAGGCGTTGGATCACCGTTCCCCGCATCACCAAGAGCCAATCGGTTGTAGCTGTATTGGTCATCCGTCACACTACCAACACACAGTATGAGAATTTGTTACGTAGTTGATTAACCAAGGCCTTGGGGGAAGCATTGCCAAGCCCAAAAACTCCTGCCCAAATTCCGGTGTTCTTTTGCTGATTCTCTCTTCCGCAGCCGATGAGCACATTGGACACCACATCAATGTCTTCATCATCAGTCAGTTGCTTGGAAGCTGAGTTGTTCCAAGGCCAAAGTTCCTTCAGTTTTACTGTTATCCATATATTCCATGCCATAGCCACATCTTTGTTGAGAGTCGCATCTCGCATTACCGAACTGTATACAAAGAGGATCGTTGCAAGAAAACTCCTTATAAGTGGAAGACTTTGAAGGGTCAAATATAGGATATGACTGTTGAAAACATTTCTGGCATGGCTCGCATTGAATCCATAACAGGTAGCTGCCAGTGTCCAGAATTGCAAACTGTGGAACTGGAGGCTGGCCTACAAAAAAGCTCACGCTGAATATACTATATTTGCTGTCGAGAATAAGATTGGTTTGGACACTGGCCTTGGAATCCAGGAACATAGAACGAGCGATTGCATTCCTCATGAGACGTTCTGCACGATCAGAAACACTCCCTGTGGAATTATGGAAAGGTGACAGAATAGAATCATGGTGAATAAGCTTCATGACCAACGTCTGAGGTGGTGATGTGTTGTTTGGGGTGGTGACAGCAGCAGCAGAGATGCTCAAAAATAAAGCTGCAAGTGTTAAGAAATGAAGGCAATGGACTGCAGTTAAACTGTCCATGGTTGATATCTAGGCAATGAATGATGGTCTGCTATTTGAAACAAAcaagagatgaaataaagatgttgaatgcaaataaatacagaggatgtatatatatgaattatgaACACACTTAAAACACACACAATGAATGGAAGACCTACTACATTCACACCAAGGGCATGGATTGGGAGAAGTAAAATAGATAATTAAGCTGTTGAATCACAGCGAAGCAAATATTTGGGTAAGGTAACCCATGCTAAAGGTGCTGGTGCctagatgaaaataaaaaatggatgGGAGAATTTGGCTACTCATGCTAATGGTGCTGCTGCTTCAAATTGCATGTTGCAATTGCATTACTTAGTGGACAACACGTAGACATTAGCTCTCCACCTATGGAAATCCAAAATCATTAGAAGGAAGCAATCAATCAGCCACTGACTTTAAGTTATGTTGTCCCAAATTCTGGAAATGAcaattatgtatatatagataccaTCCTGTTTCATTATGATCCAGGAGTCCGTGAGATTTAATTTTTGGAGCATTGTCACAAGCCAGATTTGTTGCTCAAGGAGGGGAGGGCATAGTCAATCTTGCCATTCCCCCCTTATAAATGTTCGTTTTATATCTACAACACCCTATCAACACAGCTCTGCCATCATCATATGCCTGGAAGCTGAGTTGCTATAAGCACTGAACCAAATGGAACCCAAAACCTTACCATTCTCAAGAAACAAACAATCCACATGCTCAATGTTGCACTGTTCTTTTAAAACAATCTCTCTGTGTTTACCTATGTCGTTTGTCTACCAATTCATTCTCAGTCAATATTTTCTTAATAAAGTCTAGCTGTAACCATTGCAACCTACACGAAGAAAGTTTTTTGCTTTCATACACAACTTACACCTAACTGCTTCTAGAAACACACAAGGATAAGCAAAAAGTAGCTCTTTATAAATTGTTTCTAAAAATTTAATCAAATACCATTTgtcaaaaaaacaaagagaagcaCCTCAAAATTGAGATGATAGTGCTTCCAGCTCAGTAAATAGTATTACCATATAAGATACAGAGCAAAAAATGCAGGAAAAAACGTCATGTCTTCAAAAgatagtgttcttaaaaatgtCAATCATCATGAGTGCTCATGAATCCACCAACAAAGCCAGCTCCATTACAATTGCCACATAGAATGTCCTTCTTGCCTCTGCATGGAGGAACATATATCATGATCTCGTAAGCCGTATGAAAAGAGACCACTGAGATGTTCCCAAACTCATAAAAGTGTGTTTAAAACCAAtacaaacaataaatttttgacaGAAGGTGTTTGTGTTtctttggggtttttttttattcattctcTCTTTAAGCAGATAAAATGTTTGGCATTGAGAGTGAGAGAATATGGATGTTAAAGGCAATATTCTTATGATGTTTATTCAAGTGGTACCATGCAATATgtgaaaaaaatactaaattttCTCCTAATTATCAAGAAAGTTTTCTATAAATTCTGTCCACCAGGGAGGAAATAGGCTTTGATGGTTTCCCAACTCTGACTATTCTTAACCTTAAAATCCACCATGGATGCTAATACACAAAAGTAGGCTTTGATGGTTATGCTGATGGAGATCATACCTAGATGGTATGTTACACTAGCTCAAGCCTCAAAGTTACATCCAAGAGAAAACGACAGAAAAGGTCCCACTTATGTGGGGAGAGCAGTTTAATGTGCACACCTGCAAAGCCAACACAGTCCACCAGCTTTAAACTGTCCATTGAAGTGGTCGACTGAATTAACAC
Protein-coding regions in this window:
- the LOC119997046 gene encoding aspartyl protease UND-like; the protein is MCSSAAEERISKRTPEFGQEFLGLAMLPPRPCVTDDQYSYNRLALGDAGNGDPTPIQKRKNLYFVTLEGMSIGEESIGIDPHVFSDGGVILDSGAALTSIPLSEYNILKQGVHEVVGWKLTRYFRREEDINLLCYGGNVTEEMTGFPGVSFHFAGGADLAMDEKSMFLQANSDHFCMSVRPLKDGRKISVIGIMAQQNYNVGFDLEAGMVHLQKIDTDIFL
- the LOC119997047 gene encoding aspartic proteinase CDR1-like; this translates as MDSLTAVHCLHFLTLAALFLSISAAAVTTPNNTSPPQTLVMKLIHHDSILSPFHNSTGSVSDRAERLMRNAIARSMFLDSKASVQTNLILDSKYSIFSVSFFVGQPPVPQFAILDTGSYLLWIQCEPCQKCFQQSYPIFDPSKSSTYKEFSCNDPLCIQFGNARCDSQQRCGYGMEYMDNSKTEGTLALEQLSFQATD